The genomic window GCTCTACAGCCACTACCCCTGACCTCGTTGTGGAAGTGATCTTTACCAGTGGTAGCGATCGCTTTCTTGAGCGCTATAAAGTTTTAGGTGTCCCTGAAGTCTGGTTTTGGGAAGATGGTTTATTCAGGCTCTACCGTTTGCGGGAATCAGGATACGATCGGATAGAGCGATCGGAAATTTTGCCAGATTTGGATATCAACCTGCTGACTCGTTGCGTAATGATGGCTTCTAAACTGGAAGCTCTGAAAGTGTTTCAACAGGAAATCGATCGAGCTTAGTTAAATATCTAATGCAAATTTATAATTATAGGATTAGGTATGTTGTTGCGATGCCGCGCTCTTATGACAACTGGGATAAAAGCGCGGCATCGCAACAACGTACCTAGAAAGCAACTTGAGTTAGTTAAGTGGACTCTGGAACGTGGTATCATCTCAAACGAATCGGGTTAATTCCAGATTTTGCACTTTCCCATACGCCCGCCAGCGATTGACATAAGTAGGGGCACGGCATCCGAGATATTTCGGACTGGAGAATAAGGTTATTTATGCCGTGCCCCTACACAACTGGTTGAAAGTGCAGTCCATTTATTTTCTGTTTTATCATGACTGAGAGCAAGCAAAGCAAAAAAGGTAAAAATATCTGTATACTACTTTACCTTTTCGGGTTCCCTTCTTTAGCAGCGGCGCAAATCGTTCCCGATGCCACTTTGCCTGTTAATTCCACGGTCAACATTCAAGGAAACACCTTTGTTATCGACAAAGGAACCCAAATAGGCAGCAATTTATTCCACAGTTTTCAAGAATTTTCTTTACCAACTAATACGACAGCCCACTTCGACAATGCCACAACAATTCAAAATATTTTCAATCGAGTTACGGGTGGTTCTCTATCCGACATTGATGGATTAATTAAGGCTAACGGTACTGCCAATTTATTTCTAATCAATCCTAACGGAATTATTTTCGGTCGGAATGCGTCACTCAATATTGGTGGATCGTTTTTAGCGACTACAGCAAATAGCATCATTTTTAAAGATGGCAGTCAGTTCAGCGCTATCAATCCCCAAGCACCACCTTTACTAAACATTAATGTACCCATTGGTTTGCAATTTAATGGAAACCCAGGCCAAATTGTTAACAAATCTCAAGCGAATGTAAATGGATTGCCTAACAGCATCGGTGCTTTTATTACTGGTTTGCAAGTCCCAGATGGTAAAAGTTTGGCACTTATTGGCGGTGATATTCTTCTTGAGGGGGGAAATTTGACTGCTTTGGGAGGAAGAATTGAACTGGGAAGTGTGGCTGGTTTAAGTACGGTCAGCCTAAGTGCGATCGATAATGGTTGGATAGTGGGATACGAAGGTGTCCAAAATTTTCAAGACATTTCTATGTCTGAACAATCTGTAGTAGATGCAAGTGGCTATATTTTATTTCCTCCAACGTCCGAATCTCCTCCTGAATTTCGTCCTATTAACGAAGGGAAAAGTGGCGATATCCAGGTTAGAAGCCGTAGCTTAACCCTCAATAATTCAGGAATTACAACGGGTAATGCAGGGATTGAAACGGGGGGTACTTTAACCATAACTGCCGATACCATCAAAGTAAGTGGAGCTTTAATCGATTCTCCTGACTTTGTTCTGGTTGGTGGATTATTTACCCAAACAATAGATGCTGGTGCGGCTGGAAATTTAACAATTACAACTAGAGAGTTAACCATCGAAAATGGCTCTCAAGTATCAACTGGTACGTTTTCTTACCCTAAACAGGATGGAACTTGGTTTTTTCCCACCGGAAAGGGTGGAACTTTGACAGTAACCGCTTCCGATTCAGTCACGTTAAGTGGTAGAACAAGCGATCCGGAGATTGGTAGCGGTTTGTTTAGTCAATCTGAAAGTTTTGGAAATGCTGGTGATTTGAATATTACTACGAAAAGATTAATTGTTCAAGATGGAGCAGAGGTTTCTTCCAGTTCTATGTATGCTGGCAAAGCGGGTAATTTGACTGTGCGAGCTTCTGAATCAGTGGAAGTGAGCGGAGGAAGAGATTACATATTTGAAAACTCTCCGCCTAAATTTTCTCCCAGTTCTATAGTTTCTCAAGTGGAGGGAAAAGCGACAGGAGCGGAATCAATTTTAACTGTGGAAACCAGCAATTTGGCTGTGCGAGATGGGGGAAGAATATCAGCTTCTACTATCAGCAAAGAGCCAGGGGGAAATGTGATTGTTAATGTCGATCGCATTACCCTGGAAAACGGCGGACAAATCACAGCTTTAACAGTTGGTGAAGGAAAAGGAGGTACTTTAACTATAAATGCCAGAGAATTTATTGAAATAATTGGTACTAGAAATAGCGATCCTAGTGGCTTGTTTACTCAGTCTCAAAGTTCGGGAGATGCTGGTGATTTAATAGTTTCGACAGGACGGTTAACTATTCGAGAAGGAGGAGCGATATCAGCAGATACTCAACTGGACGGAAAAGGGGGTTCTATTACGATAAATACAGGAGATGCTGTTGAATTAATCGGACTTTCATCTGCGACAGTCGATCCTGAAGATCCCAACTTTTCACCTGCTGTCAGAAATGATAGGAGATTACCCAGTCGGATTACGGCGATAACGCAAGGAACGGGAAATGCGGGAAGTGTGACGATTAATGCAGAAGAATTAACGGTAAGCGATGGTGCAACGGTAGCACTAAATGCCAAATCAGGTGGAGGTTCGGCGGGTGATTTGAATGTGCAAGCCGATCGAATTATTCTTTTTAATGATAGCGCGATCGCAGCTGCAACAGAATTAGGTCAAGGTGGAAATATCCGCTTAATTTCTGAAGATATCCAATTGCGAAATAGCCGCATATCTACCAGTGCTAGTGAGGGAGATTTGCGGGGAGATGGCGGTAATATTACGATTAGAACAGATACAATTGTCGGGTTAGAAAATAGCGATATTTCTGCTGATGGTTTTGATAGCGGCGGCGTTATCGATATTCAAACTCAAGGAATATTTGGGTTAGTCGCTTCAACAAGAGAAGAACTAGCAAATATTTTGGGCGATCGCAATATTAGAGATTTCGATCCTAACGAATTATCTACTAACGATATCACTGCCATTTCGCGTCGCGATCCTTCCCTCAGCGGTGTGGTGAATATTCAAACACCAGATGTCGATCCCGCTCGAGGACTCGTCGAACTGGCACAAAATTTTGCTCCCCCGCAAGCTACGGCTAACCTTTGTTCTTTAGTTGGAGAAAACTTGGAATTTACTAATGTCGGACGGGGTGGTTTACCGCCGAATCCTAGAGAAGCGCTTAATCTCGGTGTGGCGAGCGATCGCACAACTTCAGATAATTATAATTCTCCACCTCAACAGATTGTAGAAGCTCAAGGGTGGATTGTTGGCGAGAATGGCGAGATTATTCTCACAGATAAAGTACCTTTTATTATGGGTAACAGGGTTTTTCATTCAGCAGTTTGTGGTGCAGGTGTGCGATGAAGTTGGGAATATTTCTACAGAAAACTATTCAAAGGATTTTGCTGGTTTTGGTGACAGCATTGTTGTGTATCGTCGCGGAGCCTATTTTTGCAAAAGTACCTTATATTAATCAATTAAACCATCGAGAAAAGATTAGCCGCAATTCGATCGAAGAAGCCAGAGATTTGCAAGCAGACGGTTTTTATCGCCGCGCTTGCACTTCGTTATTGCAAGCTTTGGAACGTTCCGATATCGAATGTAAAAATTTAATTCGCGATGGAATGTCCGAGCGGGTGAAAGAAATTTTTCCTATTTTACCAGCTACTCCACACAGGGCGATCGGATTGAGGAATTTGGGCGATATACTGCGAATGGTAGGCGCTCTCAAAACTTCGGAGAAGGTGCTGGAGCAAAGTTTGGAAATCTCTAATTCTTTATCGCTTAATCAAGAAATAGGTGCGTCTCATTTTAGTTTGGGCAATACTAAACGCGCGTTGGGAAAAAGAGCGCAAAATTTTCAGGAAACCGAAAAGATTGGCAATTACTATAAAGAAGCTTTAGAACATTACGATCTGGCAATTGCTACATCTAGTTCGGATTCGATCGATCTGCGAGCAAAGCTGAATAAGTTCAGCCTTGCGATCGAAAATTATCCGGTGTCTAATCTAGATGATTTGTGGCTA from Argonema galeatum A003/A1 includes these protein-coding regions:
- a CDS encoding filamentous hemagglutinin N-terminal domain-containing protein, translated to MTESKQSKKGKNICILLYLFGFPSLAAAQIVPDATLPVNSTVNIQGNTFVIDKGTQIGSNLFHSFQEFSLPTNTTAHFDNATTIQNIFNRVTGGSLSDIDGLIKANGTANLFLINPNGIIFGRNASLNIGGSFLATTANSIIFKDGSQFSAINPQAPPLLNINVPIGLQFNGNPGQIVNKSQANVNGLPNSIGAFITGLQVPDGKSLALIGGDILLEGGNLTALGGRIELGSVAGLSTVSLSAIDNGWIVGYEGVQNFQDISMSEQSVVDASGYILFPPTSESPPEFRPINEGKSGDIQVRSRSLTLNNSGITTGNAGIETGGTLTITADTIKVSGALIDSPDFVLVGGLFTQTIDAGAAGNLTITTRELTIENGSQVSTGTFSYPKQDGTWFFPTGKGGTLTVTASDSVTLSGRTSDPEIGSGLFSQSESFGNAGDLNITTKRLIVQDGAEVSSSSMYAGKAGNLTVRASESVEVSGGRDYIFENSPPKFSPSSIVSQVEGKATGAESILTVETSNLAVRDGGRISASTISKEPGGNVIVNVDRITLENGGQITALTVGEGKGGTLTINAREFIEIIGTRNSDPSGLFTQSQSSGDAGDLIVSTGRLTIREGGAISADTQLDGKGGSITINTGDAVELIGLSSATVDPEDPNFSPAVRNDRRLPSRITAITQGTGNAGSVTINAEELTVSDGATVALNAKSGGGSAGDLNVQADRIILFNDSAIAAATELGQGGNIRLISEDIQLRNSRISTSASEGDLRGDGGNITIRTDTIVGLENSDISADGFDSGGVIDIQTQGIFGLVASTREELANILGDRNIRDFDPNELSTNDITAISRRDPSLSGVVNIQTPDVDPARGLVELAQNFAPPQATANLCSLVGENLEFTNVGRGGLPPNPREALNLGVASDRTTSDNYNSPPQQIVEAQGWIVGENGEIILTDKVPFIMGNRVFHSAVCGAGVR